A genomic region of Desulfosarcina ovata subsp. ovata contains the following coding sequences:
- a CDS encoding FAD-dependent oxidoreductase, which translates to MEKTDVLIVGGSAAGLMAGLTVKRRYPEKKVTIMRKASKTPVPCGIPYIYGTLKAVEKNNMPDEGFIKQGLQLNTLAVESIDRGNKTADLADGTRIAYDKLILATGSYPAMPPIPGMQTGNVFGIKKEPEYLQNIQKALESSRHVVVIGGGFIGVEMAEQIAKMAQAGSHDEPVNISLIEMLPNCLMMACEQEFCIDAERELSEMGINVMTNAQVQAIQGNGKVTGVQLASGETIPADAVVVGIGVTPNIDLARQIGLEADPRMGIKVDAYMRTDDPDIFAAGDCAAKFSFFDGQPTGIRLASVAASEGMIAASNLYHPLRKCMGAVGAFGTTVGNSSIGAAGLTTKAADAADIPYVVGEAVFPNRHPGSLPGCVANMKAKLLFSRDTGKIIGGHVRGGESTADMVNIVAAAIQGGLTAEELATMQYATHPLLTASPLGYHVMLAAENASVKMSDNRPSQQ; encoded by the coding sequence ATGGAAAAAACGGATGTATTGATTGTAGGTGGCTCTGCTGCCGGTCTTATGGCCGGATTGACCGTTAAACGGCGCTATCCGGAAAAAAAGGTAACGATTATGCGCAAGGCCAGCAAAACGCCGGTGCCTTGCGGGATTCCATACATCTACGGCACATTGAAGGCGGTTGAAAAAAACAATATGCCGGACGAAGGCTTTATCAAACAGGGCCTCCAGCTGAACACGCTGGCTGTGGAATCGATTGATCGGGGAAACAAGACCGCCGACCTGGCCGACGGCACCCGCATTGCCTACGACAAATTGATCCTGGCCACCGGATCCTACCCGGCGATGCCCCCCATCCCCGGAATGCAAACCGGCAATGTCTTCGGCATCAAAAAAGAACCCGAATACCTCCAAAATATCCAGAAAGCCCTGGAATCCTCCCGCCATGTGGTCGTTATCGGCGGCGGCTTCATCGGGGTGGAAATGGCCGAACAGATCGCCAAAATGGCGCAGGCCGGCAGCCATGACGAACCGGTCAACATCAGCCTGATCGAGATGTTGCCCAACTGCCTGATGATGGCCTGCGAACAGGAATTCTGTATTGATGCCGAAAGGGAACTATCCGAGATGGGCATCAATGTCATGACCAACGCCCAGGTTCAGGCGATCCAGGGCAATGGCAAGGTCACCGGTGTTCAACTGGCATCAGGGGAGACGATTCCGGCAGACGCCGTTGTCGTCGGTATCGGTGTTACGCCCAATATCGATCTGGCCCGGCAGATCGGTCTGGAAGCCGATCCTCGCATGGGCATTAAAGTGGACGCTTACATGCGCACCGATGACCCGGATATTTTCGCCGCCGGCGACTGCGCCGCCAAGTTTTCCTTCTTCGACGGTCAGCCCACGGGCATTCGTCTGGCCTCGGTGGCCGCAAGCGAGGGCATGATCGCGGCCAGCAACCTCTATCACCCCCTTCGCAAGTGCATGGGGGCCGTAGGGGCTTTCGGAACAACGGTGGGCAATAGCTCCATCGGAGCCGCGGGCCTGACCACCAAAGCCGCCGATGCCGCCGACATCCCCTATGTGGTCGGTGAGGCGGTCTTCCCCAACCGCCATCCCGGCAGCCTGCCGGGCTGCGTCGCCAACATGAAGGCCAAACTCCTGTTTAGCAGGGACACCGGCAAAATCATTGGCGGGCACGTGCGGGGGGGAGAATCCACCGCGGATATGGTCAACATCGTCGCCGCTGCAATCCAGGGCGGGCTCACGGCCGAAGAACTGGCCACCATGCAGTATGCCACGCATCCTCTCCTGACGGCGTCCCCTCTAGGGTATCACGTAATGCTGGCCGCCGAAAATGCGTCGGTCAAGATGAGTGACAACCGGCCGTCCCAACAGTAA
- a CDS encoding P-loop NTPase: MPQESKTTSPTKTARPGKIIAVGGAKGGIGKSLFVANLGVFLSRLGKRTVVVDLDLGGANLNLYMGVWSLTCRIDDFLDGTVSDINEIGTPTKYGPLLMGGGGGKLGAANIHFSRKLKLLRALKTIDADYVILDLGGDTTYNILDFYLTADQGFVLTTCDPASYMDAYGFIKTSLHRKLTRLFGAESNYYDYRDATVDQLIKDHIFPHTTGNGSHIQALMDRLEEEKPIYHGIVKGLLDGFRPGVVVTMFDEQEQADELVARLQKISRKMLSVDLNYFGCVPFEKEIQRSAKELIPSVAKNPEGSFAKALRRIVLKMEMA; encoded by the coding sequence ATGCCCCAGGAAAGCAAAACCACATCACCGACAAAAACCGCCCGCCCGGGTAAAATCATCGCCGTCGGCGGTGCCAAGGGAGGCATCGGCAAAAGCCTGTTCGTGGCCAATCTGGGGGTATTCCTCTCCCGTTTGGGCAAGCGGACCGTGGTGGTTGATCTGGATCTCGGGGGTGCCAACCTGAACCTTTACATGGGGGTGTGGAGTCTGACCTGCCGTATCGATGATTTCCTGGACGGCACCGTCTCCGACATCAATGAGATCGGAACGCCCACCAAGTACGGCCCGCTGCTCATGGGCGGCGGGGGCGGAAAACTGGGGGCGGCCAACATCCATTTTTCCCGCAAGCTGAAATTGCTGCGCGCCCTGAAAACCATCGATGCCGACTATGTGATTCTGGACCTGGGGGGCGACACCACCTACAACATCCTCGATTTTTACCTTACCGCCGACCAAGGATTCGTGCTGACCACCTGCGATCCGGCCTCGTACATGGACGCCTACGGGTTCATCAAAACCTCCCTGCACCGCAAGCTTACCCGTCTGTTCGGTGCCGAATCCAACTATTACGACTACCGCGACGCAACAGTGGATCAGCTGATCAAGGACCACATCTTCCCCCATACGACCGGCAACGGCAGCCACATCCAAGCCCTGATGGACCGCCTGGAAGAGGAGAAACCGATCTATCACGGCATCGTCAAGGGGCTGCTCGACGGCTTCCGGCCGGGGGTGGTGGTAACCATGTTCGACGAGCAGGAGCAGGCCGACGAACTGGTCGCCCGCCTGCAGAAAATTTCTCGCAAGATGCTCTCCGTCGACCTGAATTATTTCGGTTGTGTCCCCTTTGAAAAAGAGATCCAGCGAAGCGCCAAGGAACTGATTCCCAGTGTGGCCAAAAATCCCGAGGGCAGTTTTGCCAAGGCTTTGCGGCGGATTGTGCTGAAGATGGAAATGGCCTGA